From the Phyllostomus discolor isolate MPI-MPIP mPhyDis1 chromosome 7, mPhyDis1.pri.v3, whole genome shotgun sequence genome, one window contains:
- the SEMA3G gene encoding semaphorin-3G, whose amino-acid sequence MSPSAWAICCLFGVLLLQGSRSSPGPSVPRLRLSYRDLLSANRSSIFLGPRGSLDLRTMYLDEYRDRLFLGGRDAIYSLQLDRAWTDPREVLWPPQPGQREECVRKGRDPLMECANFVRVLQPHNRTHLLACGTGAFHPTCTLIVVGHRGEHVLHLEPSRVESGRGRCPHEPSRPFASTYVGGELYTGLTADFLGREAMIFRSGGPRPALRSDSDQNLLHDPRFVMAARIADNTDQNDDKVYFFFSETVPSPDGGPGHITISRVGRVCVNDAGGQRVLVNKWSTFLKARLVCSVPGPGGVETHFDQLEDVFLLWPKAGKNLEVYALFSTVSAVFQGFAVCLYHMADIWEVFKGPFAHQDGPQHQWGPYGGKVPFPRPGVCPSKMTAQPGRPFGSTKDYPDEVLQFARAHPLMFQSVRPRQGRPVLVKTHLAQQLRQIVVDRVEAEDGTYDVIFLGTDSGSVLKVMALQSAGSAEPEEVVLEELQVFKVPTAITEMEISVKRQMLYVGSRLGVARLQLHQCETYGSACAECCLARDPYCAWDGASCTRYRPGTSKRRFRRQDIRHGNPALQCLGQSQEEEAAGLRATATVYGTEHNSTFLECLPKSPQATVRWFLQRPGDQGPDQVKTDERIQQTEQGLLFRKLSRLDEGTYTCTTLEHGFSQTVARLALEVIVAAQLKSLLHREQRPGEPPARGSLASTPPKAWYKDILQLIGFANLPRVDEYCERMWCASRSRGKQAKGKSWAGLELGKKVKSQVQAERNRTPREVEAT is encoded by the exons ATGAGCCCCTCGGCCTGGGCCATCTGCTGCCTTTTCGGGGTCCTCCTGCTTCAAGGGAGCAGATCCAGTCCCGGCCCCAGCGTGCCCCGCTTGCGGCTCTCCTACCGAG ACCTCCTGTCTGCCAACCGCTCTTCCATCTTTCTGGGTCCCCGGGGCTCCCTGGACCTTCGGACTATGTACCTGGATGAGTACCGAGACCGCCTCTTTCTGGGGGGTCGGGATGCCATCTACTCTCTGCAGCTGGACCGAGCATGGACAGACCCCAGGGAG GTCCTGTGGCCGCCGCAGCCAGGACAGAGGGAGGAGTGTGTTCGAAAGGGAAGAGATCCTTTG ATGGAGTGTGCCAACTTCGTGCGGGTGCTGCAGCCTCACAACCGAACCCACCTGCTGGCCTGTGGCACTGGGGCCTTCCATCCCACTTGCACCCTCATCGTGGTTGGGCACCGTGGGGAG cacgTGCTCCACCTGGAGCCCAGCCGTGTTGAAAGTGGGCGGGGGCGGTGCCCTCATGAGCCCAGCCGTCCTTTTGCCAGCACCTATGTAG GTGGGGAGCTGTACACCGGCCTCACTGCCGACTTCCTGGGGCGTGAGGCCATGATCTTCCGGAGTGGGGGTCCCCGGCCGGCTTTGCGTTCTGACTCTGACCAGAACCTCCTGCACG ATCCCCGGTTTGTGATGGCCGCCCGGATCGCTGACAACACCGACCAGAATGATGACAAGGTGTACTTCTTCTTCTCGGAGACTGTCCCTTCACCAGATGGTGGCCCAGGCCACATCACTATCAGCCGAGTGGGCCGTGTCTGCGTG AATGATGCTGGCGGCCAGAGGGTGCTGGTGAACAAATGGAGCACTTTTCTCAAGGCCAGGCTGGTTTGCTCGGTGCCTGGTCCCGGTGGTGTTGAGACCCACTTTGACCAGCTGG AGGACGTGTTCCTGCTGTGGCCTAAGGCAGGGAAGAATCTCGAGGTGTATGCGCTTTTCAGCACTGTCAG TGCTGTGTTCCAGGGCTTTGCAGTTTGCTTGTATCACATGGCAGACATCTGGGAGGTCTTCAAGGGGCCCTTTGCCCACCAAGATGGTCCCCAGCACCAGTGGGGGCCCTATGGGGGCAAGGTGCCCTTCCCCCGCCCTGGTGTG TGCCCCAGCAAGATGACTGCGCAGCCCGGACGGCCCTTCGGCAGCACCAAGGACTACCCAGATGAGGTGCTGCAGTTTGCCCGAGCCCACCCACTCATGTTTCAGTCCGTGCGGCCTCGGCAGGGCCGCCCTGTCCTCGTCAAAACCCACCTGGCCCAGCAGCTGCGCCAGATCGTGGTGGACCGTGTGGAGGCAGAGGATGGGACCTATGACGTCATCTTCCTGGGGACCG ACTCAGGTTCAGTGCTCAAGGTCATGGCCCTTCAGTCTGCGGGCTCGGCTGAGCCTGAGGAGGTAGTTCTGGAGGAGCTCCAGGTGTTTAAG gtGCCAACAGCCATCACTGAGATGGAGATCTCCGTGAAAAGG CAAATGCTGTACGTGGGCTCGAGGCTGGGCGTGGCCCGGCTGCAGCTGCACCAGTGCGAGACCTACGGCAGTGCCTGCGCAGAGTGCTGCCTGGCCCGGGACCCATACTGTGCCTGGGATGGCGCTTCCTGTACCCGCTACCGGCCTGGCACCAGCAAGCGACGGTTTCGCCGGCAGGACATCCGTCATGGCAACCCTGCCCTGCAGTGCCTGGGCCAGAGCCAGGAAG AGGAGGCCGCAGGACTCCGGGCGACCGCCACAGTCTATGGCACGGAGCACAACAGCACCTTCCTGGAGTGTCTGCCCAAGTCTCCCCAGGCGACTGTGCGTTGGTTCTTGCAGAGGCCAGGGGACCAGGGGCCCGACCAG GTGAAGACAGATGAGCGAATCCAGCAAACGGAGCAGGGGCTGCTGTTCCGCAAGCTCAGCCGCCTGGATGAGGGCACCTACACCTGCACTACGCTGGAGCACGGCTTCTCCCAGACCGTGGCCCGCCTGGCCCTGGAGGTGATTGTGGCTGCACAGCTCAAGAGCCTGCTCCAtagggagcagaggccaggggagcCCCCTGCCCGGGGAAGcctggcctccaccccacccaaggcCTGGTATAAGGACATCCTGCAGCTTATTGGCTTTGCCAACTTGCCCCGGGTGGATGAGTACTGTGAGCGCATGTGGTGCGCCTCTCGGAGCAGGGGCAAACAGGCCAAGGGCaagagctgggcagggctggagctgggcaaGAAGGTGAAGAGCCAGGTGCAGGCCGAGCGAAATCGGACACCCCGGGAGGTGGAGGCCACATAG